A genome region from Methylobacterium sp. FF17 includes the following:
- a CDS encoding TetR/AcrR family transcriptional regulator: protein MATVGAKSEPPARATAEPDKRRQILDGARAVFMAAGFDGASMGEIAKAAGVSKGTLYVYFDSKEALFEALTLAEKRWLAEVLFRLDADDPDVPGALTRLGHSYLAEMIRPEHVTLIRMVIGACEKFPRLGQAFFEAGPVQGATRLGAYLDAQVAAGRLRPGDTNLAARQFLQLCQAGLLTRLLFGAGDGVTPEEIAHHVTQAVRVFLAGYGPEA, encoded by the coding sequence ATGGCTACAGTCGGCGCGAAATCGGAGCCGCCGGCGCGCGCGACCGCCGAACCCGACAAGCGCCGCCAGATCCTCGACGGCGCGCGTGCGGTCTTCATGGCCGCGGGCTTCGACGGAGCGAGCATGGGCGAGATCGCCAAGGCGGCGGGGGTCTCGAAGGGGACGCTCTACGTCTACTTCGACAGCAAGGAGGCCCTGTTCGAGGCCCTGACGCTCGCCGAGAAGCGGTGGCTCGCCGAGGTCCTGTTCCGCCTCGACGCGGACGATCCCGACGTCCCGGGCGCCCTGACCCGGCTCGGCCACAGCTACTTAGCCGAGATGATCCGGCCGGAGCACGTCACCCTGATCCGCATGGTCATTGGAGCCTGCGAGAAGTTTCCGCGCCTGGGCCAGGCCTTCTTCGAGGCGGGGCCGGTGCAGGGCGCGACCCGCCTCGGCGCCTACCTCGACGCCCAGGTGGCGGCGGGGCGCCTGCGCCCGGGCGACACGAATCTCGCCGCGCGCCAGTTCCTGCAGCTCTGTCAGGCCGGGCTCCTCACCCGCCTGTTGTTCGGGGCCGGCGACGGCGTCACGCCCGAGGAGATCGCGCACCACGTCACGCAGGCGGTGCGGGTCTTCCTCGCGGGCTACGGCCCGGAAGCCTGA
- the dxr gene encoding 1-deoxy-D-xylulose-5-phosphate reductoisomerase: MLTVTILGATGSIGQSTIDLLLQHPDRFRIGGLVAGRDVAAIARLAGNLQPDFVALADASAGPALREALAHTNIRNGAGESAVLEAVARDADIVVAAVSGAAGLRPTHEALKLGRTVALANKESLVCAGDAFMRDAKRYGATLLPVDSEHNALAQALGDGRLDDVAKMTITASGGPFRTWTRERIAAASAAEAAAHPTWSMGMKINIDSASLMNKGLELIEAHHLFALEPERLDVIVHPQSIVHGLVYWRDGAVTAGLAMPDMRVPIAHCLGLGERLTIARGRHLDLAAAGSLTFEAADEARFPCLRIARAALAAGGAAPTVMNAANEIAVAAFIKGAIPFYGIAELVERACEHFAGTYRAAPEDVDAALAIDAEVRRWSAEALPAA; the protein is encoded by the coding sequence TTGCTGACCGTCACCATCCTGGGCGCCACCGGCTCCATCGGCCAATCGACCATCGACCTGCTGCTCCAGCATCCGGACCGGTTCCGGATCGGTGGCCTCGTGGCCGGACGCGATGTCGCCGCCATCGCCCGCCTCGCCGGCAACCTGCAGCCCGACTTCGTGGCCCTGGCCGACGCATCCGCCGGGCCGGCCCTGCGCGAGGCGCTCGCCCACACCAACATCCGCAACGGGGCCGGTGAGAGCGCCGTGCTCGAGGCGGTGGCGCGCGATGCCGACATCGTCGTCGCGGCGGTGAGCGGCGCCGCCGGCCTGCGACCGACCCACGAGGCGCTGAAGCTCGGCCGGACCGTGGCGCTCGCCAACAAGGAGAGCCTCGTCTGCGCCGGCGACGCCTTCATGCGGGACGCCAAGCGCTATGGGGCGACGCTGCTGCCGGTCGATTCCGAGCACAACGCGCTCGCGCAGGCCCTCGGCGACGGTCGCCTCGACGACGTTGCCAAGATGACCATCACCGCCTCCGGCGGCCCGTTCCGGACCTGGACCCGCGAGCGCATCGCCGCCGCCTCTGCCGCCGAGGCCGCCGCCCATCCGACCTGGTCGATGGGCATGAAGATCAACATCGATTCGGCCTCCCTGATGAACAAGGGGCTGGAGTTGATCGAGGCGCACCATCTCTTCGCCCTCGAACCCGAGCGCCTGGACGTCATCGTGCACCCGCAATCGATCGTGCACGGCCTCGTCTACTGGCGCGACGGCGCCGTGACGGCGGGCCTCGCCATGCCGGACATGCGGGTGCCGATCGCCCACTGCCTCGGCCTCGGCGAGCGCCTGACCATCGCGCGCGGGCGTCATCTCGACCTCGCGGCGGCCGGGAGCCTCACCTTCGAGGCGGCCGACGAGGCGCGCTTCCCCTGCCTGCGCATCGCCCGCGCGGCGCTCGCCGCCGGGGGCGCGGCCCCCACCGTCATGAACGCCGCCAACGAGATCGCTGTCGCGGCCTTCATCAAGGGCGCGATCCCGTTCTACGGCATCGCCGAACTCGTGGAGCGGGCCTGCGAGCACTTCGCGGGCACCTACCGCGCGGCCCCGGAGGATGTCGACGCGGCCCTCGCCATCGACGCCGAGGTGCGCCGCTGGAGCGCCGAGGCCCTGCCGGCGGCCTGA
- a CDS encoding phosphatidate cytidylyltransferase, with translation MTPGEVAPAPRRGPFAGREFQARVVSAVLLGAIVLSALILGGWPFAVIWLAAGIVFAAEWIGMSAIAPRRLTLALSAATLFGLVLCLHGEAAPGITLGVGLVGAILVTWVPKDGPARLRALAGLASAAVVALVPTALRDDPGIGLLGPAWMFAVVWTTDIVAYFTGRTLGGPKLMPRVSPKKTWSGALGGLAGGTLAGVGIVVFACDNGWSDLATAPLAGVALLSAVASILSQGGDLVESAVKRHYGVKDSGRAIPGHGGVMDRLDGFFAVALLAGFYLIARRLAAA, from the coding sequence ATGACTCCCGGTGAGGTGGCGCCCGCGCCCCGGCGCGGGCCCTTCGCGGGGCGTGAGTTCCAGGCCCGCGTCGTCTCGGCGGTCCTGCTCGGCGCCATCGTGCTCTCGGCCCTGATCCTGGGCGGCTGGCCCTTCGCGGTGATCTGGCTCGCCGCCGGCATCGTGTTCGCGGCCGAGTGGATCGGCATGAGCGCCATCGCGCCGCGACGCCTCACCCTCGCGCTCAGCGCCGCCACCCTGTTCGGCCTCGTGCTCTGCCTGCACGGGGAGGCCGCGCCGGGCATCACCCTCGGCGTCGGCCTCGTCGGCGCGATCCTGGTGACGTGGGTGCCGAAGGACGGACCCGCGCGCCTCCGGGCCCTCGCCGGGCTCGCGAGCGCGGCCGTGGTCGCGCTGGTGCCGACCGCGCTGCGCGACGATCCGGGAATCGGCCTGCTCGGGCCGGCCTGGATGTTCGCCGTGGTCTGGACCACCGACATCGTCGCCTACTTCACCGGCCGGACCCTCGGCGGTCCGAAGCTGATGCCCCGCGTCAGCCCCAAGAAGACCTGGTCGGGTGCGCTCGGCGGGCTCGCCGGCGGCACGCTCGCGGGAGTCGGCATCGTGGTCTTCGCCTGCGACAACGGCTGGAGCGACCTCGCCACGGCGCCGCTGGCCGGGGTGGCGCTCCTCAGCGCCGTCGCCTCCATCCTCAGCCAGGGCGGCGACCTCGTGGAATCCGCCGTCAAGCGCCATTACGGCGTGAAGGATTCGGGCCGGGCGATCCCCGGCCACGGCGGCGTCATGGACCGCCTCGACGGCTTCTTCGCCGTCGCCCTGCTCGCCGGATTCTATCTCATCGCGCGCCGCCTCGCGGCGGCCTGA
- a CDS encoding isoprenyl transferase has product MGRSEGARQIETAVAHGADEGAVACAPAGYAAQPAVGAQAVPAHVAIIMDGNGRWAARRGLPRVEGHRRGVEAVRRAVRSAIDCGVRYLTIYSFSSENWRRPPTEVADLMGLLKLFVLRDLAELHGNNVRVRIIGERAGLSPDIAGLLDEAERRTKANTGLTLVVAFNYGGRQEILRAVRRLAEAVAAGQLAPSAIDFDAMAGALDTTGIPDPDLVIRTSGEQRLSNFLTWQTAYAEYVIVPEFWPDFDDDAFRAALDEYHRRDRRFGGLSGKAG; this is encoded by the coding sequence TTGGGTCGCTCGGAGGGCGCGCGTCAGATCGAGACCGCGGTGGCGCATGGCGCCGATGAAGGCGCGGTGGCCTGCGCGCCTGCGGGCTATGCCGCGCAGCCGGCGGTGGGGGCCCAGGCGGTCCCCGCCCATGTCGCCATCATCATGGACGGCAACGGCCGATGGGCGGCCCGGCGCGGCCTGCCCCGCGTCGAGGGCCATCGCCGGGGTGTCGAGGCGGTTCGCCGGGCCGTGCGCTCGGCCATCGATTGCGGCGTGCGCTACCTGACGATCTACAGCTTCTCCTCCGAGAACTGGCGCCGTCCCCCCACCGAGGTCGCCGACCTCATGGGCCTCCTGAAGCTGTTCGTGCTGCGCGACCTCGCGGAGCTTCACGGCAACAACGTCCGCGTGCGGATCATCGGCGAGCGCGCCGGCCTGAGCCCGGACATCGCCGGCCTCCTGGACGAGGCCGAGCGCCGGACGAAGGCCAATACCGGTCTGACCCTGGTGGTGGCCTTCAACTACGGCGGACGTCAGGAGATCCTGCGGGCGGTCCGGCGTCTCGCCGAGGCCGTGGCCGCCGGACAGCTCGCGCCGAGCGCCATCGACTTCGACGCCATGGCTGGCGCCCTCGACACCACCGGCATCCCCGATCCGGACCTCGTCATCCGCACCTCGGGCGAGCAGCGCCTCTCGAACTTCCTCACCTGGCAGACGGCCTATGCCGAGTACGTGATCGTGCCGGAATTCTGGCCCGACTTCGATGACGACGCCTTCCGCGCCGCCCTCGACGAGTACCATCGCCGCGACCGCCGCTTCGGCGGTCTCAGCGGCAAGGCCGGCTGA
- the frr gene encoding ribosome recycling factor: MAAIPEFDLNDIKRRMQGAVTSLRGDLGSLRTGRATPSILDPIQVDAYGAMMPMSQVATVSVPEPRLLSISVWDRGMIAAVEKAIRESDLGMNPQTEGQTIRLRVPEMNEQRRKEMVKVAHKYTEEARVAVRHVRRDGLDHLKKLEKDGAISEDDEKRQAADVQKATDQHIAEIDGVLAAKEKEIMQV; encoded by the coding sequence ATGGCTGCCATTCCAGAATTCGACCTGAACGACATCAAGCGCCGCATGCAGGGCGCCGTGACCTCGCTCAGGGGCGATCTCGGGTCCCTGCGGACCGGTCGTGCCACCCCGAGCATCCTCGATCCGATCCAGGTCGATGCCTACGGCGCGATGATGCCGATGTCCCAGGTCGCCACCGTGAGCGTGCCCGAGCCCCGCCTCCTCAGCATCTCCGTGTGGGATCGCGGCATGATCGCCGCCGTCGAGAAGGCGATCCGCGAGTCGGATCTCGGCATGAACCCGCAGACCGAGGGTCAGACCATCCGCCTGCGCGTGCCCGAGATGAACGAGCAGCGCCGCAAGGAGATGGTCAAGGTCGCCCACAAGTACACCGAGGAGGCCCGGGTCGCGGTCCGCCACGTGCGCCGCGACGGGCTCGACCACCTGAAGAAGCTGGAGAAGGACGGCGCCATCAGCGAGGACGACGAGAAGCGTCAGGCCGCCGATGTGCAGAAGGCGACGGATCAGCACATCGCCGAGATCGACGGCGTGCTGGCCGCTAAGGAAAAGGAGATCATGCAGGTCTAA
- the pyrH gene encoding UMP kinase has translation MPETTPFRRVLVKLSGEALAAPDGYWLHPPTLAGIADDIARTREAGIQIALVVGGGNMIRGARISAAGWIDRATGDSLGMMATVMNSLALETALNAAGVPARTMSAVSMPTICETYARQPALHHLDKGQVVVLAGGTGNPFFTTDTAAVLRAAELRCEAVLKATQVDGVYSADPKRDPSATRFDRLTHDEAIARDLKVMDTAAFALARESRLSIVVGSVHAPSSIQAILTGAAPATHVVP, from the coding sequence ATGCCGGAGACCACACCGTTTCGCCGCGTCCTCGTGAAGCTCTCGGGCGAGGCCTTGGCCGCCCCCGACGGCTACTGGTTGCACCCGCCGACCCTCGCCGGCATCGCCGACGACATCGCCCGCACCCGTGAGGCCGGCATCCAGATCGCCCTGGTGGTGGGCGGCGGCAACATGATCCGGGGCGCGCGCATCTCGGCCGCCGGCTGGATCGACCGGGCGACGGGCGATTCGTTGGGCATGATGGCGACCGTGATGAATTCGCTCGCCCTGGAGACGGCCCTGAACGCCGCCGGCGTCCCGGCCCGCACCATGTCGGCGGTGTCGATGCCGACGATCTGCGAGACCTATGCGCGCCAGCCCGCCCTGCACCACCTCGACAAGGGGCAGGTGGTCGTGCTCGCCGGCGGGACCGGGAACCCGTTCTTCACCACCGACACCGCGGCCGTGCTGCGCGCGGCCGAACTGCGCTGCGAAGCGGTGCTGAAGGCCACCCAGGTGGACGGCGTCTACTCCGCCGACCCGAAGCGCGACCCGAGCGCCACCCGCTTCGACCGCCTCACCCACGACGAGGCCATCGCCCGCGACCTGAAGGTGATGGACACCGCCGCCTTCGCGCTCGCCCGCGAGAGCCGGCTTTCGATCGTCGTCGGTTCGGTCCACGCCCCGAGTTCGATCCAGGCGATCCTCACCGGCGCGGCTCCAGCAACCCACGTCGTGCCCTGA
- the tsf gene encoding translation elongation factor Ts: MANITAALVKELREKTGAGMMDCKGALNETAGDIEAAVDWLRKKGLAKAAKKAGRVAAEGLVAVESSGHHAAIVEVNSETDFVARNDSFQAFAREAAKLALDTDGTLEGLEAATFPGASTTVKDSLANLIATIGENMTLRRVAKLDVTKGVIASYVHGQVVEGLGKIGVLVALESEGDVEVLSTLGRQIAMHVAATNPVALDAAGVDQATLEREINILREKNVGKPENVLTKIVESGLKSYYKEVTLLEQPFVHDGSKTISQVLKEAEGKAGAPVKLAAFVRYALGEGIEKEEAPDFASEVAAAARG, encoded by the coding sequence ATGGCCAACATCACCGCCGCACTGGTGAAAGAGCTCCGCGAGAAGACCGGCGCGGGCATGATGGACTGCAAGGGCGCGCTCAACGAGACTGCTGGTGACATCGAAGCCGCCGTCGACTGGCTGCGCAAGAAGGGCCTCGCCAAGGCCGCCAAGAAGGCCGGCCGCGTCGCCGCCGAGGGCCTCGTCGCCGTCGAGTCCTCCGGCCACCACGCCGCCATCGTCGAGGTGAACTCCGAGACGGACTTCGTCGCCCGCAACGACAGCTTCCAGGCCTTCGCCCGCGAGGCCGCCAAGCTCGCGCTGGATACCGACGGCACCCTGGAAGGGCTCGAGGCCGCGACGTTCCCCGGCGCCTCGACCACGGTCAAGGACAGCCTCGCCAACCTCATCGCCACCATCGGCGAGAACATGACCCTGCGTCGCGTGGCCAAGCTCGACGTGACCAAGGGCGTGATCGCGTCCTACGTCCACGGTCAGGTCGTCGAGGGCCTGGGCAAGATCGGCGTGCTGGTCGCGCTCGAGTCCGAGGGCGACGTGGAGGTGCTCTCCACCCTCGGCCGCCAGATCGCCATGCACGTCGCCGCGACCAACCCGGTCGCGCTCGATGCCGCCGGCGTCGATCAGGCGACCCTGGAGCGCGAGATCAACATCCTGCGCGAGAAGAACGTCGGCAAGCCCGAGAACGTGCTCACCAAGATCGTCGAGAGCGGCCTGAAGAGCTACTACAAGGAGGTCACCCTCCTGGAGCAGCCCTTCGTGCATGACGGCTCCAAGACCATCAGCCAGGTCCTCAAGGAGGCCGAGGGCAAGGCCGGCGCCCCGGTCAAGCTCGCCGCCTTCGTGCGCTACGCCCTCGGCGAGGGCATCGAGAAGGAGGAGGCCCCCGACTTCGCCTCCGAAGTGGCCGCCGCCGCCCGCGGCTGA
- a CDS encoding 30S ribosomal protein S2: MAVDFTMRQLLEAGAHFGHQAHRWNPKMQSYIFGTRNNIHIIDLAQTVPALHQALQAVSDTVAKGGRVLFVGTKRQAADTIAEAAKRSAQYYVNSRWLGGMLTNWKTISGSIQRLRKVDETLDGGAQGLTKKERLMLAREKDKLEKALGGIKDMGGVPDLLFVIDTNKEQLAIKEAQRLGIPVAAIVDTNCNPDGITYVVPANDDAGRAIALYCDLIARAAIDGISRGQGSLGVDLGASEEPVAEELPANDDAAASIESGSVSQADVAALVESTEHFELLSAPRGAPDDLSKLHGAGPQIVQKLNEAGIYHYWQLASMSADDVAKVDADLKLNGRIGRDGWVDQARGFVEAAAAA, translated from the coding sequence ATGGCCGTCGATTTCACCATGCGTCAGCTTCTCGAGGCCGGCGCCCACTTCGGACACCAGGCCCACCGCTGGAACCCGAAGATGCAGTCCTACATCTTCGGGACGCGCAACAACATCCACATCATCGACCTCGCCCAGACCGTGCCGGCCCTTCACCAGGCCCTGCAGGCGGTGAGCGACACCGTGGCCAAGGGCGGCCGCGTGCTGTTCGTCGGCACCAAGCGCCAGGCGGCGGACACCATCGCCGAGGCCGCCAAGCGTTCGGCCCAGTACTACGTCAACTCCCGCTGGCTCGGCGGCATGCTGACCAACTGGAAGACCATCTCGGGCTCGATCCAGCGCCTGCGCAAGGTCGACGAGACCCTCGACGGCGGGGCCCAGGGCCTCACCAAGAAGGAGCGCCTGATGCTCGCCCGCGAGAAGGACAAGCTCGAGAAGGCGCTCGGCGGCATCAAGGACATGGGCGGCGTGCCGGACCTGCTGTTTGTGATCGACACGAACAAGGAGCAGCTGGCGATCAAGGAGGCCCAGCGCCTCGGCATCCCGGTGGCGGCCATCGTCGACACCAACTGCAACCCGGACGGCATCACCTACGTGGTCCCCGCCAACGATGACGCCGGCCGCGCCATCGCCCTGTACTGCGACCTGATCGCCCGCGCCGCCATCGACGGCATCTCGCGCGGCCAGGGCTCGCTGGGCGTCGACCTCGGCGCCTCCGAGGAGCCGGTGGCCGAGGAGCTGCCCGCCAACGACGACGCGGCGGCCTCCATCGAGTCCGGCTCGGTCTCGCAGGCCGATGTGGCCGCGCTGGTCGAGTCCACCGAGCACTTCGAGCTGCTCTCGGCGCCGCGCGGCGCCCCCGACGACCTGTCCAAGCTCCACGGCGCGGGCCCACAGATCGTGCAGAAGCTCAACGAAGCCGGCATCTACCACTACTGGCAGCTGGCCTCGATGAGCGCCGACGACGTCGCCAAGGTCGATGCCGACCTCAAGCTCAACGGCCGCATTGGTCGCGACGGCTGGGTCGACCAGGCCCGTGGCTTCGTCGAGGCCGCCGCCGCCGCCTGA
- a CDS encoding PH domain-containing protein — translation MGFLDGLLGHGSDLTPAEVNEQLAGILTQGEPVQVAFRIIRDLIVFTDRRLILVDKQGLTGRKVSYLTVPYRAITSFSVETAGSFDLDSELAIWVSGRAEPIRKTLKRGANILGIQQAIAGSIR, via the coding sequence ATGGGATTTCTCGATGGACTGCTCGGCCACGGCAGCGATCTCACGCCCGCGGAGGTGAACGAACAGCTCGCCGGCATCCTCACCCAGGGTGAGCCGGTCCAGGTCGCGTTCCGGATCATCCGCGACCTCATCGTGTTCACGGATCGGCGCCTGATCCTGGTGGACAAGCAGGGCCTGACCGGCCGCAAGGTTTCCTACCTCACCGTGCCGTACCGGGCGATCACGTCCTTCTCCGTGGAGACGGCGGGCAGCTTCGACCTCGATTCGGAACTCGCGATCTGGGTTTCGGGCCGGGCCGAGCCGATCCGCAAGACGCTCAAGCGCGGCGCCAACATCCTGGGGATCCAGCAGGCCATCGCGGGTTCGATTCGCTGA
- a CDS encoding pyridoxine 5'-phosphate synthase — MTASAPHPNRLRLGVNIDHVATVRNARGGTAPDPIRAAREAVAAGADGITAHLREDRRHIRDADMETLAGSLTVPLNFEMAATDEMIGMAIRLRPHAACLVPEKREERTTEGGLDIVGAHEALLPRIARLAEAGIRVSLFVEPDAAVMDAAVRLGAPVVELHTGSYCEAVAEGDTGRTARELDRITRAAAYGAGLGLEIHAGHGLALDSVGPVAALPQIAELNIGHALIGEAIFVGLSQAIRDMRAAMDGARA, encoded by the coding sequence ATGACCGCTTCCGCCCCGCACCCGAACCGCCTCCGGCTCGGCGTCAACATCGACCACGTCGCGACCGTCCGGAACGCGCGCGGCGGGACGGCGCCCGATCCGATTCGCGCCGCCCGCGAGGCCGTGGCGGCGGGGGCCGACGGCATCACCGCCCACCTGCGCGAGGATCGCCGCCACATCCGCGACGCCGACATGGAGACGCTGGCGGGCAGCCTCACCGTGCCGCTGAACTTCGAGATGGCGGCCACCGACGAGATGATCGGGATGGCGATCCGCCTCAGGCCCCACGCGGCCTGCCTGGTGCCGGAGAAGCGCGAGGAGCGCACCACCGAGGGCGGCCTGGATATCGTCGGCGCGCACGAGGCGCTCCTGCCCCGCATCGCGCGCCTGGCGGAGGCCGGCATCCGCGTCTCGCTCTTCGTGGAGCCGGACGCGGCGGTGATGGACGCCGCCGTCCGCCTCGGGGCGCCCGTAGTGGAGCTGCACACCGGCAGCTATTGCGAGGCGGTCGCCGAGGGCGACACCGGCCGGACCGCGCGCGAGCTCGACCGCATCACCCGGGCGGCGGCCTACGGGGCCGGCCTCGGGCTCGAGATCCATGCGGGCCACGGCCTCGCCCTCGACAGCGTCGGGCCGGTGGCGGCCCTGCCCCAGATCGCCGAGCTCAACATCGGCCATGCCCTGATCGGCGAGGCGATCTTCGTCGGCCTGAGCCAGGCGATCCGCGACATGCGCGCCGCCATGGACGGAGCCCGGGCATGA
- the acpS gene encoding holo-ACP synthase: MILGIGSDLCDMRRIEKSLARYGERFTHRVFTDGERAKCDSRAARAPSYARRFAAKEACAKALGTGIARGVFWRDMEVVNLPGGRPTLHLTGAAAEHLRAMTPAGHTPKLHITLTDDPPMAQAFVIIEAVPDNTAET, encoded by the coding sequence ATGATCCTCGGCATCGGCTCCGACCTCTGCGACATGCGCCGGATCGAGAAGTCGCTCGCGCGCTACGGCGAACGCTTCACCCATCGGGTCTTCACGGACGGCGAGCGGGCGAAGTGCGATTCCCGCGCGGCGCGCGCGCCCTCCTACGCCCGGCGCTTCGCCGCCAAGGAGGCCTGCGCCAAGGCGCTCGGCACCGGGATCGCCCGGGGCGTGTTCTGGCGCGACATGGAGGTGGTGAACCTGCCCGGCGGCCGCCCGACCCTGCATCTCACCGGGGCGGCGGCCGAGCACCTCAGGGCGATGACGCCCGCCGGCCATACGCCGAAGCTGCACATCACCCTCACGGACGACCCGCCCATGGCGCAGGCCTTCGTGATCATCGAGGCCGTGCCGGACAACACCGCCGAGACTTAG
- the lepB gene encoding signal peptidase I, with the protein MERARVDHQTKRDLKAADTGTWASIKETLKVGGQALLIALVVRTLLFQPFNIPSGSLVPTLLIGDYLFVSKYSYGYSKYSLPLSEYLPFTADGRIWGATPKRGDIAVFKLPKDNATDYIKRVIGLPGDKVQMKSGLLYINDVPVKREKIAPFETTGPYGEQAKAEQYLETLPGGVTHRVIERDGDNGYWDNTEPYTVPEGRFFMMGDNRDNSTDSRDLANVGFVPFENFVGRAEMIFFSIDEGTPAWQIWNWPAKVRWNRLFTAIH; encoded by the coding sequence ATGGAACGTGCCCGCGTGGACCACCAGACGAAGCGTGACCTGAAGGCCGCCGATACCGGCACCTGGGCGAGCATCAAGGAGACGCTGAAGGTCGGCGGGCAGGCCCTGCTGATCGCCCTCGTGGTGCGTACGCTGCTGTTCCAGCCCTTCAACATCCCGTCGGGCTCCCTGGTGCCGACGCTGTTGATCGGCGACTACCTGTTCGTCTCGAAATATTCCTACGGCTATTCGAAGTACTCCCTGCCGCTGAGCGAGTACCTGCCCTTCACCGCCGATGGCCGGATCTGGGGCGCAACCCCGAAGCGCGGCGACATCGCGGTGTTCAAGCTGCCCAAGGACAACGCCACCGATTACATCAAGCGCGTGATCGGCCTGCCCGGCGACAAGGTGCAGATGAAGTCCGGGCTGCTCTACATCAACGACGTGCCGGTCAAGCGCGAGAAGATCGCCCCCTTCGAGACCACCGGACCCTACGGCGAACAGGCGAAGGCCGAGCAGTATCTCGAGACCCTGCCGGGCGGCGTGACCCACCGGGTGATCGAGCGCGACGGCGACAACGGCTACTGGGACAACACCGAGCCCTACACCGTCCCCGAGGGCCGGTTCTTCATGATGGGCGACAACCGCGACAACTCGACGGATTCGCGCGACCTCGCCAATGTCGGCTTCGTGCCGTTCGAGAATTTCGTCGGCCGCGCGGAGATGATCTTCTTCTCCATCGACGAGGGCACCCCGGCGTGGCAGATCTGGAACTGGCCGGCGAAGGTCCGCTGGAACCGGCTCTTCACGGCGATCCACTAG
- the rnc gene encoding ribonuclease III, protein MTEEARPSSRARRAPRPKPSLAVLEDRIGHAFADPKLLAHALTHVSKAGGNGRLGSYQRLEFLGDRVLGLAIGELLYAAFPDADEGELSRRLAGLVRRETCAAVATAWDVGPHLALGPGEVQSGGRRNQTILADVCESILGAVFLDAGYEAAKAIVNAAFTPDTDTAAPRGRDAKSALQEWAMARALPIPFYEVVERSGPDHAPVFRIAVRVEGLEAGIGVGPSKRLAEQEAARLVLEREIHGSDRPATMETSADVDQGHASDA, encoded by the coding sequence GTGACCGAAGAGGCGCGTCCCTCCAGCCGGGCGCGACGCGCGCCCCGTCCCAAACCCAGCCTCGCCGTGCTCGAGGACCGGATCGGGCACGCCTTCGCCGATCCGAAGCTCCTCGCCCACGCGCTCACCCACGTGAGCAAGGCCGGCGGCAACGGCCGCCTCGGCAGCTACCAGCGCCTCGAATTCCTCGGCGACCGCGTGCTCGGCCTCGCCATCGGCGAACTCCTCTACGCGGCCTTTCCGGACGCGGACGAGGGCGAGCTGTCGCGGCGCCTGGCCGGCCTCGTCCGGCGCGAGACCTGCGCGGCCGTCGCCACGGCCTGGGATGTCGGCCCGCACCTGGCGCTCGGACCCGGCGAGGTCCAGAGCGGCGGCCGCCGCAACCAGACCATCCTGGCCGACGTCTGCGAATCGATCCTCGGAGCCGTGTTCCTGGATGCCGGCTACGAGGCCGCCAAGGCCATCGTCAACGCCGCCTTCACCCCCGACACCGACACGGCTGCCCCACGCGGCCGCGACGCGAAATCGGCCCTGCAGGAATGGGCCATGGCCCGCGCCCTGCCGATTCCGTTCTACGAGGTGGTGGAGCGCTCCGGCCCCGATCACGCCCCGGTGTTCCGAATCGCCGTGCGCGTTGAGGGCCTGGAGGCCGGCATCGGCGTCGGCCCCTCGAAGCGCCTCGCCGAGCAGGAGGCCGCCCGCCTCGTGCTGGAGCGCGAGATCCACGGCTCCGACCGACCCGCAACCATGGAGACGTCGGCGGACGTCGATCAAGGACACGCCTCCGATGCCTGA